The following proteins come from a genomic window of Mycobacterium sp. DL:
- a CDS encoding bifunctional nuclease family protein, which yields MGEVRVIGIRVEQPQNQPVLLLRESNGDRYLPIWIGQSEAAAIALEQQGVEPTRPLTHDLIRDLIAALGHSLKEVRIVDLQEGTFYADLIFDRDIKVSARPSDSVAIALRVGVPIYVEEAVLAEAGLLIPDENDDESTGALREDEVEKFKEFLDSVSPDDFKAT from the coding sequence ATGGGTGAGGTTCGTGTGATCGGCATTCGAGTTGAGCAGCCCCAGAACCAGCCCGTCCTGCTACTGAGAGAGTCCAACGGCGATCGCTACCTGCCGATCTGGATCGGTCAGTCGGAAGCCGCCGCGATCGCACTGGAGCAGCAGGGTGTCGAACCGACACGTCCGCTGACCCACGACCTGATCCGAGATCTCATTGCCGCACTGGGCCATTCGCTCAAAGAGGTGCGCATCGTCGATCTGCAGGAGGGCACCTTCTACGCGGACCTGATCTTCGATCGCGACATCAAGGTCTCCGCCCGCCCGTCGGACTCGGTCGCCATCGCGCTGCGGGTGGGTGTGCCCATCTATGTGGAGGAAGCGGTCCTCGCCGAGGCGGGACTGCTCATCCCTGACGAGAACGACGACGAATCGACCGGCGCCCTGCGGGAGGACGAGGTCGAGAAGTTCAAGGAGTTCCTCGACAGCGTGTCGCCCGACGATTTCAAAGCCACCTGA
- the gcvP gene encoding aminomethyl-transferring glycine dehydrogenase, with protein sequence MSDSRSDSSPDSTSELRFVDRHIGPDAQAVATLLSTIGVQSLDELAARAVPAAIFDPVGADGIAPGLQNLPPAATETEALAELRALADSNTVAVSMIGQGYFDTLTPPVLRRNILENPAWYTAYTPYQPEISQGRLEALLNFQTMVTDLTGLEVANASMLDEGTAAAEAMTLMQRAVRGSSNRLAVDSDVYAQTAAVLATRAEPLGIDIVTADLRDGLPDGEFFGVIVQLPGAGGGVHDWSALVSQAHERGALVAVGADLLACAMVAPPGEIDADIAFGTTQRFGVPMGFGGPHAGYLAVHSKHARQLPGRLVGVSKDADGSSAYRLALQTREQHIRRDKATSNICTAQVLLAVMAAMYASYHGAEGLTAIARRVHGNARSLAAGLLAGDIEVVHDAFFDTVLARVPGRARGIQAAAKERGINIWLVDDDHVSVTCDEATTDAHVAAVLEAFSAAGADAADFSGPDIATRTSAFLTHPAFTRYRTETEMMRYLRSLADKDIALDRSMIPLGSCTMKLNAAAEMEPITWPEFARQHPFAPASDTPGLRRLIADLQAWLTGITGYDEISLQPNAGSQGEYAGLLAIQAYHAGRGDMGRDVCLIPSSAHGTNAASAALVGMKVVVVGCRPNGDVDLDDLRAKVTEHADRLSALMITYPSTHGVYEHDVADICAAVHDAGGQVYVDGANLNALVGLARPGRFGGDVSHLNLHKTFCIPHGGGGPGVGPVAVREHLAPYLPGHPLAEELSDRLTVSAAPYGSASILPITWAYIRMMGADGLRAASLVAIASANYIARRLDEYYPVLYTGENGMVAHECILDLRGITKATGVTVDDVAKRLADYGFHAPTMSFPVAGTLMVEPTESESLAEVDAFCDAMIAIKAEIDQVGSGAWPADDNPLRGAPHTAECLLVAEWNHPYTREQAAYPLGAAFRPKVWPPVRRIDGAYGDRNLVCSCPPVEAFA encoded by the coding sequence GTGTCAGATTCCAGGTCCGATTCCAGCCCTGATTCAACCTCCGAGCTCCGCTTCGTCGACCGCCACATCGGTCCGGATGCGCAGGCCGTCGCGACGCTGCTGAGCACGATCGGCGTCCAATCGCTCGACGAGCTGGCCGCAAGGGCCGTACCCGCCGCGATCTTCGACCCGGTCGGCGCCGACGGAATCGCGCCCGGGCTGCAGAACCTGCCACCGGCAGCCACCGAGACCGAGGCGCTGGCCGAGTTGCGCGCTCTGGCCGACTCGAACACCGTCGCCGTGTCGATGATCGGGCAGGGATACTTCGACACCCTCACCCCGCCTGTGTTGCGGCGCAACATCCTCGAGAACCCCGCCTGGTACACCGCCTACACGCCGTACCAGCCCGAGATCAGCCAGGGCCGCCTCGAGGCGCTGCTGAACTTCCAGACGATGGTCACCGACCTGACCGGCCTGGAGGTCGCCAACGCCTCGATGCTCGACGAGGGCACCGCCGCGGCGGAGGCGATGACGCTGATGCAACGCGCGGTGCGTGGATCGAGCAATCGTCTGGCGGTGGACAGCGACGTGTATGCGCAGACCGCCGCGGTGCTGGCGACCCGCGCGGAACCCCTGGGGATCGACATCGTGACCGCCGATCTGCGTGACGGCCTACCCGACGGCGAGTTCTTCGGCGTGATCGTCCAGTTGCCCGGCGCCGGCGGAGGCGTTCACGACTGGAGCGCGTTGGTCTCCCAGGCCCACGAACGCGGCGCGCTCGTGGCTGTCGGCGCTGACCTGTTGGCGTGTGCGATGGTCGCCCCACCCGGCGAGATCGATGCCGACATCGCCTTCGGAACCACCCAGCGGTTCGGTGTGCCAATGGGATTCGGCGGTCCGCACGCGGGATACCTGGCTGTCCACTCCAAGCACGCCCGGCAGCTGCCGGGACGCCTGGTCGGTGTGTCGAAGGACGCCGACGGATCGTCCGCCTACCGGCTGGCACTGCAGACCCGCGAACAGCACATCCGGCGTGACAAAGCCACCAGCAACATCTGCACGGCGCAGGTGCTGTTGGCCGTGATGGCCGCGATGTATGCGAGCTACCACGGCGCCGAAGGGTTGACCGCCATCGCCAGGCGGGTCCACGGGAACGCCCGCTCGCTCGCGGCCGGCCTGCTCGCCGGCGACATCGAGGTGGTGCACGACGCGTTCTTCGACACCGTGCTGGCCCGGGTGCCCGGACGCGCCCGCGGGATCCAGGCGGCGGCCAAGGAGCGGGGCATCAACATCTGGCTGGTCGACGACGACCACGTCTCGGTGACGTGCGACGAGGCCACCACCGACGCCCACGTCGCGGCCGTTCTGGAGGCGTTCTCCGCGGCCGGCGCCGATGCTGCCGATTTTTCCGGGCCCGACATCGCGACCAGGACCTCGGCGTTTCTGACCCATCCCGCGTTCACCAGGTACCGCACCGAGACCGAGATGATGCGGTACCTGCGTTCTCTTGCCGACAAGGACATCGCGCTGGACCGCAGCATGATCCCGCTCGGCTCCTGCACGATGAAGCTCAACGCCGCAGCGGAGATGGAACCCATCACGTGGCCGGAGTTCGCCAGACAACATCCCTTCGCCCCCGCGTCGGACACTCCCGGACTGCGGCGGTTGATCGCCGATCTGCAGGCCTGGCTCACCGGCATCACCGGCTACGACGAGATATCGCTGCAGCCCAACGCCGGGTCTCAGGGGGAGTACGCGGGGCTGCTGGCGATCCAGGCCTACCACGCGGGGCGCGGTGACATGGGACGCGACGTGTGCCTGATCCCGTCCAGTGCGCACGGCACCAACGCGGCATCGGCAGCGCTGGTCGGCATGAAGGTCGTCGTGGTCGGCTGCCGGCCCAACGGCGACGTCGACCTCGACGATCTCCGGGCCAAGGTCACCGAACACGCCGATCGACTGTCGGCGCTGATGATCACCTATCCGTCGACCCACGGGGTCTACGAGCACGACGTGGCGGACATCTGTGCGGCGGTGCACGACGCGGGTGGCCAGGTCTACGTCGACGGCGCCAACCTCAACGCGCTGGTCGGCCTCGCCCGCCCGGGCCGTTTCGGCGGGGACGTCAGCCATCTGAACCTGCACAAGACGTTCTGCATCCCGCACGGCGGTGGTGGACCCGGCGTCGGGCCGGTTGCGGTCCGCGAACACCTGGCCCCGTACCTGCCCGGGCATCCGCTCGCCGAGGAACTGTCCGACAGGCTCACCGTGTCGGCGGCGCCCTACGGTTCGGCGTCCATCCTTCCGATCACATGGGCCTACATCCGCATGATGGGAGCCGACGGCCTGCGCGCGGCGTCACTGGTGGCGATCGCTTCGGCCAACTACATCGCCCGCCGACTCGACGAGTACTACCCGGTGCTGTACACGGGCGAGAACGGCATGGTGGCCCACGAATGCATCCTCGACCTGAGGGGAATCACCAAGGCCACCGGAGTGACTGTGGACGATGTGGCAAAACGACTGGCGGACTATGGGTTTCACGCGCCGACGATGAGCTTCCCGGTGGCGGGCACCTTGATGGTCGAGCCCACGGAAAGTGAGTCGTTGGCCGAGGTCGATGCATTCTGCGACGCGATGATCGCGATCAAGGCCGAGATCGACCAGGTCGGTTCGGGGGCCTGGCCGGCCGACGACAACCCGCTCCGGGGGGCACCGCACACCGCAGAGTGCCTTCTGGTCGCCGAGTGGAACCACCCCTACACCCGGGAGCAGGCGGCCTACCCTCTCGGTGCGGCGTTCCGGCCGAAGGTCTGGCCGCCGGTGCGCCGGATCGACGGCGCCTACGGCGACCGCAACCTGGTCTGCTCGTGCCCGCCGGTCGAGGCGTTCGCCTGA
- a CDS encoding AMP-binding protein, which yields MPLLESTIPGLLADRAKQQPDAQAYTFIDYDVDPAGFAETLTWSQMYHRVQVVAEELLRHGSKGDRAAILAPQGLEYIIAFYGAMTAGFIAVPLPVPAMGQLDERVNGALRDCQPVAVLTTSAVVGDIMTYVGAQPGSAAPAVIEVDALDFDSPRTIEVNVGPLPKTAYLQYTSGSTRAPAGVIMTHRNVIRNLDQIFTDYMEHRGGVPPQDTTMVSWLPFYHDMGLIQGVFATLLCPPDGEDGFWGRPAILMSPVAFLQKPSRWIQQLAINPHAWSAAPNFAFELSVRRTSDADLEGMDLSGLLGIISGSERIHSATIRRFNERFAKFNMPDTTVRPSYGLAEATLYVISAPTGHSPATVRFDYEKLSSGHAKRCGAEGGSELVSYGAPRSSTVRIVDPETRLENPDGKIGEIWVHGDQVAMGYWRNPQQTERTFGGEIVDPSPGTPQNTWLRTGDLGVMSEGEMFIIGRIKDLLIVDGRNHYPDDIEATIQEITGGRVAAISILDEASEQLVAVVEMKKRGSSEAEALDTLRAVKREVTSAIKKSHSVRVSDLVLVAPGSIPITTSGKIRRSACVDRYRQDEFSRLDVTT from the coding sequence ATGCCGTTGCTCGAGTCGACCATTCCTGGCTTGCTCGCTGATCGTGCGAAGCAGCAGCCCGATGCCCAGGCCTATACCTTCATCGACTACGACGTCGATCCCGCGGGATTCGCCGAAACGCTGACCTGGTCCCAGATGTACCACCGAGTCCAGGTCGTCGCAGAGGAGCTGCTGCGCCACGGCTCGAAGGGGGACCGGGCCGCCATCCTGGCGCCGCAGGGCCTCGAATACATCATCGCCTTCTACGGCGCGATGACCGCTGGCTTCATCGCCGTGCCGCTTCCTGTGCCCGCTATGGGCCAGCTCGACGAGCGGGTCAACGGCGCGCTTCGCGACTGCCAGCCCGTCGCCGTGCTGACCACCTCCGCCGTCGTCGGCGACATCATGACGTACGTCGGCGCGCAGCCGGGTAGTGCCGCACCAGCGGTCATCGAGGTCGACGCACTCGACTTCGATTCGCCCCGCACCATCGAGGTGAATGTCGGCCCGCTGCCGAAGACCGCCTACCTGCAGTACACCTCCGGGTCGACGCGCGCCCCGGCCGGCGTGATCATGACCCACAGGAACGTGATCCGGAACCTCGACCAGATCTTCACCGACTACATGGAGCACCGCGGCGGAGTGCCGCCCCAGGACACCACGATGGTCTCCTGGCTGCCCTTCTACCACGACATGGGTCTGATCCAGGGTGTCTTCGCGACCCTGCTGTGCCCGCCGGACGGCGAGGACGGGTTCTGGGGCCGCCCCGCGATCCTGATGAGCCCGGTGGCGTTTTTGCAGAAGCCGTCGCGCTGGATCCAGCAGCTCGCGATCAACCCCCATGCCTGGTCGGCAGCGCCGAACTTCGCGTTCGAGCTGTCGGTGCGCCGCACCTCCGACGCCGACCTCGAAGGCATGGACCTCAGTGGCCTGCTGGGCATCATCAGCGGCAGCGAGCGCATCCACTCGGCCACCATCAGGCGATTCAACGAGCGTTTCGCGAAGTTCAACATGCCCGACACCACCGTGCGGCCCTCCTACGGACTGGCTGAAGCGACGCTCTACGTGATCTCTGCGCCCACCGGCCACTCGCCGGCGACGGTGCGTTTCGACTACGAGAAGCTCTCATCGGGCCACGCGAAGCGCTGCGGCGCCGAAGGTGGTTCCGAGTTGGTCAGCTATGGGGCCCCGCGGTCCTCGACCGTGCGCATCGTCGATCCCGAAACGCGCCTGGAGAACCCCGACGGCAAGATCGGTGAGATCTGGGTGCACGGCGATCAGGTCGCGATGGGCTACTGGCGCAATCCGCAGCAGACCGAACGCACCTTCGGCGGCGAGATCGTCGACCCGTCCCCGGGCACCCCTCAGAACACCTGGCTGCGCACCGGTGATCTCGGTGTGATGTCCGAGGGCGAGATGTTCATCATCGGCCGCATCAAGGACCTGCTGATCGTCGACGGCCGCAATCACTACCCCGATGACATCGAGGCCACCATCCAGGAGATCACCGGCGGCCGGGTCGCCGCCATCTCCATCCTCGACGAGGCCAGCGAGCAGCTGGTCGCGGTGGTCGAGATGAAGAAGCGCGGCAGCTCCGAGGCCGAGGCGCTGGACACGCTGCGTGCGGTCAAGCGCGAGGTCACCTCGGCGATCAAGAAGTCCCACAGTGTGCGGGTGTCTGACCTGGTGCTGGTCGCGCCCGGATCGATCCCGATCACCACCAGCGGCAAGATACGGCGCTCGGCCTGCGTAGATCGCTACCGTCAGGACGAGTTCAGCCGTTTGGACGTCACTACATGA
- a CDS encoding alpha/beta fold hydrolase, which produces MTGGSGEAAGATPKLFIFPHAGGAPQYYVPFAKTFTTDIKRTAVQYPGQRGKQDFASFTSLPALADEVCKMVSPDKDHGGPVVFFGHSMGGLLAFEVARRFEEAGNPIAALFVSACAAPGRVGYEDVPDDDEGLLAAVSTMTGASPEFMQNPEFAAAILPTLRGLKAIANYNCPPEVRLSSPIHAFYGDDDEIATTEKVMPWSERTTAGFSAREFKGHHFYLNDHLGDLVPDVEQRIWERCGSRP; this is translated from the coding sequence ATGACAGGAGGGTCTGGGGAAGCTGCCGGCGCCACCCCGAAGCTGTTCATCTTCCCGCACGCCGGCGGGGCGCCGCAGTACTACGTGCCGTTCGCGAAGACCTTCACCACGGACATCAAACGCACCGCGGTGCAGTACCCGGGGCAGCGCGGCAAGCAGGATTTCGCGTCGTTCACGAGCCTGCCCGCCCTCGCCGACGAGGTCTGCAAGATGGTCTCGCCGGACAAAGACCACGGCGGCCCGGTGGTGTTCTTCGGGCACAGTATGGGCGGATTGCTGGCGTTCGAGGTCGCCCGCCGCTTCGAGGAGGCGGGCAATCCGATCGCCGCGCTGTTCGTGTCCGCGTGCGCGGCCCCCGGCCGGGTGGGCTACGAGGACGTGCCGGATGACGACGAAGGCCTTCTTGCCGCGGTGAGCACGATGACGGGCGCCAGCCCGGAATTCATGCAGAACCCGGAGTTCGCCGCGGCCATCCTGCCCACCCTGCGGGGGCTCAAGGCGATCGCCAACTACAACTGCCCTCCCGAGGTGAGGTTGTCGTCGCCGATCCATGCGTTCTACGGCGACGACGACGAGATCGCCACCACCGAGAAGGTGATGCCGTGGTCGGAGCGGACCACGGCGGGCTTCTCCGCCCGCGAGTTCAAGGGCCATCACTTCTACCTCAACGATCACCTCGGTGACCTGGTGCCCGACGTCGAGCAGCGGATCTGGGAGCGCTGCGGCAGCCGGCCCTGA
- a CDS encoding MerR family transcriptional regulator: MGDTPRQEELDLTNGAPQEDGSPKVATEPVQGGLFPDNSVPDELVGYRGPSACQIAGITYRQLDYWARTSLVVPSIRGAAGSGSQRLYSFKDILVLKIVKRLLDTGISLHNIRVAVDHLRQRGVQDLANITLFSDGTTVYECTSAEEVVDLLQGGQGVFGIAVSGAMRELTGAIADFPGERADGGESIPAPEDELASRRKHRDRKTG, from the coding sequence GTGGGAGACACGCCACGCCAGGAGGAACTGGACCTGACCAACGGCGCTCCGCAGGAGGACGGTTCTCCCAAAGTGGCCACCGAGCCCGTTCAGGGCGGACTGTTCCCCGACAATTCGGTGCCCGACGAACTCGTCGGTTACCGCGGGCCCAGCGCCTGCCAGATCGCCGGGATCACCTACCGCCAGCTGGACTACTGGGCGCGCACCTCGCTCGTGGTGCCCTCGATCCGGGGTGCCGCGGGGTCGGGCAGTCAGCGGCTGTATTCGTTCAAGGACATCCTGGTCCTCAAGATCGTCAAGCGTCTGCTGGACACCGGCATCTCGTTGCACAACATCCGCGTCGCGGTGGATCACCTGCGTCAGCGCGGCGTTCAGGATCTGGCGAACATCACCCTGTTCTCCGACGGCACCACGGTGTACGAGTGCACGTCGGCCGAGGAAGTCGTCGACCTGCTGCAGGGCGGGCAGGGCGTGTTCGGGATCGCGGTGTCGGGTGCGATGCGGGAACTCACCGGCGCGATCGCCGATTTCCCCGGGGAGCGCGCCGACGGTGGCGAGTCGATCCCGGCGCCCGAGGACGAACTGGCTTCGCGCCGCAAGCACCGCGACCGTAAAACCGGCTGA